A region from the Natronoarchaeum mannanilyticum genome encodes:
- a CDS encoding DUF5828 family protein: MEESISGFKIRGAWGDVVEHGERITRALRDVDANESAGEPSYPDAFAEWDEWRPKSHERIEEDVSEKTADQASVKEGKGEQAGKNPDEDIRTAGEKLSESYEKLDEDDANGAVDKWGESIEYVARAADSAGRKALRSVENTVYQRVMTQLAPYYFDNELISANLQRSTRSDEEVFVFEVNVNDDELKEEVSSRLAEYEDEIDRWHVDTEKDTDVAAAAEGVEPPEEETDGRSKPSSN; this comes from the coding sequence ATGGAAGAGAGCATCTCCGGGTTCAAGATCCGCGGGGCGTGGGGCGATGTCGTCGAACACGGCGAGCGGATCACCCGGGCGCTGCGCGACGTCGACGCCAACGAGTCCGCGGGCGAGCCGAGCTACCCGGACGCGTTCGCCGAGTGGGACGAGTGGCGACCCAAATCCCACGAGCGCATCGAAGAGGACGTCAGCGAGAAAACGGCCGACCAGGCCAGCGTCAAGGAGGGAAAAGGCGAACAGGCCGGCAAGAACCCCGACGAGGACATCCGCACCGCGGGGGAGAAGCTCAGCGAGTCCTACGAGAAACTCGACGAGGACGACGCCAACGGCGCGGTCGACAAGTGGGGCGAGTCGATCGAGTACGTCGCCCGCGCGGCCGACTCGGCGGGCCGCAAAGCGCTCCGGTCCGTGGAGAACACCGTCTACCAGCGCGTGATGACCCAGCTCGCGCCGTACTACTTCGACAACGAGCTGATCAGCGCGAACCTCCAGCGCTCGACACGCAGCGACGAGGAGGTGTTCGTCTTCGAGGTCAACGTCAACGACGACGAGCTCAAAGAGGAGGTGTCCTCCCGGCTCGCCGAGTACGAGGACGAGATCGACCGCTGGCACGTCGACACCGAGAAGGACACCGACGTCGCCGCGGCCGCGGAAGGCGTCGAACCGCCCGAGGAGGAGACCGACGGTCGATCGAAGCCGTCGTCGAACTGA
- a CDS encoding extracellular solute-binding protein produces the protein MSESRTETFEESLEMYNEAKDVKIVTEENGDLRSAVTTRLAAGDGPEMYRWTQNWTGGHWERDFLYDASDDLKVDPADQFSSPAVEAITVGPDDAVVGLPVASQTVGLLYNEDMVDEPPETFDEMESIMQEHNDPTQGKFGLSHPIDAYFASAWLHAFGGYYLQIDENGEGETGVDLDATKRGMEFLRDRIWPYVALGLDRESQRDVFRNENAPLAINGPWAIGAFEDSGLDVGVAPLPAIDGHAPAPYTGTSMWYFSARMADDAERRDAALEYAEWISTSRERQLAHARAHGSVPVVDSISDDSLGEQVAGFKRSYESGIPIPSHRRMNEVWAPVEDAIYAVLQDSADIDSRFDEAAATIRSNWRQ, from the coding sequence ATGAGTGAGTCAAGGACCGAGACGTTCGAGGAGAGCCTCGAAATGTACAACGAGGCGAAAGACGTGAAGATCGTCACCGAAGAAAACGGCGACCTCCGGAGCGCCGTCACGACCAGGTTGGCCGCCGGTGACGGCCCCGAGATGTACCGCTGGACCCAGAACTGGACGGGCGGGCACTGGGAGCGCGATTTCCTGTACGACGCCAGCGACGACCTCAAGGTCGATCCCGCCGATCAGTTCAGTTCGCCCGCGGTCGAGGCGATCACGGTCGGCCCGGACGACGCCGTCGTCGGGCTGCCGGTCGCCAGCCAGACGGTCGGGCTGTTGTACAACGAGGACATGGTCGATGAACCCCCGGAGACGTTCGACGAGATGGAGTCGATCATGCAGGAGCACAACGACCCCACCCAGGGCAAGTTCGGCCTCTCGCACCCGATCGACGCCTACTTCGCCAGCGCCTGGCTGCACGCCTTCGGCGGTTACTACCTCCAAATCGACGAAAACGGCGAGGGAGAAACCGGAGTAGATCTCGACGCGACCAAGCGCGGGATGGAGTTCCTCCGCGACCGCATCTGGCCGTACGTCGCACTGGGTCTGGACCGCGAATCCCAGCGAGACGTGTTCCGGAACGAAAACGCGCCGCTGGCGATCAACGGTCCCTGGGCGATCGGGGCCTTCGAGGACAGCGGCCTCGACGTCGGCGTCGCTCCGTTACCCGCCATCGACGGCCACGCGCCCGCGCCGTACACGGGCACCTCGATGTGGTACTTCTCGGCCCGCATGGCCGACGACGCCGAGCGCCGCGACGCGGCGCTGGAGTACGCCGAGTGGATTTCGACGAGCAGGGAGCGACAGCTGGCGCACGCACGGGCCCACGGCTCGGTTCCGGTAGTCGACTCGATCAGCGACGACAGTCTCGGCGAACAAGTTGCCGGGTTCAAACGCTCCTACGAGAGCGGGATCCCGATACCGAGCCACCGGCGGATGAACGAGGTCTGGGCGCCCGTCGAGGACGCAATCTACGCGGTACTACAGGACAGCGCAGATATCGACTCACGGTTCGACGAAGCCGCCGCGACGATCCGATCGAACTGGCGGCAGTGA
- a CDS encoding inorganic phosphate transporter encodes MVDAATLATLLVAGLASMFMAWAIGAGSSGSTPFAPAVGANAISVMRAGFFVGLLGFLGAVLQGANVSEAVGRELIGGVSLTPTAATLALIIAATLVAIGVFTGYPIATAFTVTGAVVGVGLAMGGDPAWAKYREIGALWILTPFVGGGIAYVTAKTLRNDSWDEQATVPVLAGLVGVILANVEFVVLGPPGEGATIAQTIAGPLPLSPIAGQAVATLALGALSGLALYRDLRVDADRGQRRFLLVMGGLVAFSAGGSQVGLAVGPMLPLVEPRGVPVTAALVGGGLGLLVGSWTGAPRMIKAIAQDYSSLGPRRSIAALIPSFAIAQTAVFFGIPVSFNEIIVSSIIGSGYAAGGGGVSASKMGYTVFAWIASLVGAIVVGYAGYTGVSLLF; translated from the coding sequence ATGGTCGACGCCGCGACGCTGGCGACGCTTCTGGTTGCGGGGCTGGCGAGTATGTTCATGGCCTGGGCGATCGGCGCCGGCTCCAGCGGGTCGACCCCGTTCGCGCCGGCGGTCGGCGCCAACGCGATTTCGGTGATGCGGGCCGGCTTCTTCGTGGGACTGCTGGGCTTTCTCGGCGCCGTATTGCAGGGCGCGAACGTCTCCGAAGCGGTCGGACGAGAGCTGATCGGCGGCGTCTCGCTGACCCCTACGGCGGCGACGCTCGCGCTGATCATCGCGGCGACGCTGGTCGCGATCGGCGTGTTTACCGGCTATCCCATCGCGACGGCCTTCACCGTCACCGGCGCGGTCGTCGGCGTCGGGCTGGCGATGGGCGGCGATCCCGCGTGGGCGAAGTACCGCGAGATCGGCGCGCTGTGGATCCTGACGCCGTTCGTCGGCGGGGGGATCGCCTACGTGACGGCGAAGACGCTGCGAAACGACTCGTGGGACGAGCAGGCGACGGTACCGGTGCTCGCCGGGCTGGTCGGCGTGATCCTCGCGAACGTCGAGTTCGTCGTGCTCGGCCCGCCGGGCGAGGGCGCCACGATCGCCCAGACGATCGCCGGCCCGCTGCCGCTGTCACCGATCGCCGGGCAGGCCGTCGCGACGCTCGCGCTCGGCGCGTTGTCGGGACTGGCGCTGTATCGCGACCTGCGCGTCGACGCCGACCGCGGACAGCGCCGGTTCCTGCTCGTGATGGGCGGACTCGTTGCGTTCTCCGCGGGCGGGAGTCAGGTCGGACTGGCCGTCGGACCGATGCTCCCGCTGGTCGAACCGCGGGGCGTGCCGGTGACCGCCGCGCTGGTCGGCGGCGGGCTCGGGCTGCTCGTCGGCTCCTGGACGGGCGCGCCGCGGATGATCAAGGCGATCGCGCAGGACTACTCCTCGCTGGGGCCGCGCCGGTCGATCGCCGCGCTGATCCCCTCGTTCGCGATCGCTCAGACCGCCGTCTTCTTCGGCATCCCCGTCTCCTTCAACGAGATCATCGTCAGTTCGATCATCGGCAGCGGCTACGCCGCGGGCGGGGGCGGCGTCAGCGCGAGCAAGATGGGGTACACGGTGTTCGCGTGGATCGCATCGCTCGTCGGCGCGATCGTCGTCGGATACGCGGGATACACCGGCGTTTCGCTGCTGTTCTGA